The Verrucomicrobiia bacterium genome contains a region encoding:
- a CDS encoding phosphoribosyltransferase family protein, which produces MFETFISGFAPHRCYNCRKIGSLLCLSCEENIDRYVKNDCILCAKPAANGICAACANGTITQIIVVSERKGSIKQLLNGYKFHRQRAAGIHCARLLARTLPQLPTNSYIVPIPTAARHIRQRGYDHTLLIAKQLGGLLNTSVTPLLQRHHDKTQVGASKAERLVQAANAFSTTATLDPKAHYILIDDIITTGATVRAAARVLAQAGARTITIAAVAHQNLDESPDLW; this is translated from the coding sequence ATGTTTGAAACGTTTATTTCAGGATTTGCACCGCACCGCTGTTACAATTGCCGAAAAATTGGGTCGTTATTATGCCTAAGTTGTGAAGAAAACATCGATAGATATGTAAAAAATGACTGCATTTTGTGCGCAAAACCGGCAGCTAATGGCATTTGTGCGGCTTGCGCTAACGGAACAATTACCCAAATAATTGTCGTATCCGAACGCAAAGGCTCTATTAAGCAGCTGCTCAATGGCTACAAATTTCATCGTCAGCGCGCTGCCGGCATCCATTGCGCACGGCTTTTGGCTCGAACGCTTCCCCAACTTCCCACTAATAGTTATATTGTTCCCATCCCGACTGCTGCGCGACACATTAGGCAACGTGGCTACGACCACACACTTCTTATCGCCAAGCAACTCGGTGGATTATTGAATACTTCAGTTACTCCCCTTTTACAGCGCCACCACGATAAAACTCAAGTTGGCGCTTCAAAGGCAGAACGCTTAGTACAGGCCGCTAACGCCTTCTCTACCACCGCAACGCTCGACCCTAAAGCGCACTATATTCTTATCGACGACATCATCACGACCGGCGCTACTGTGCGCGCTGCGGCTCGGGTGCTCGCACAGGCCGGAGCGCGTACCATTACCATTGCCGCCGTTGCTCACCAAAACCTCGACGAATCGCCCGATCTCTGGTAG
- a CDS encoding Hsp20/alpha crystallin family protein, which produces MARGHKQNDDLLIEEELAAAFLNDDNDAPAAVQQQPEDTAWEEDDSATMPGQLAVDVYETAERLVIKARTAGVNKQDLDVSISDGILTISGTLSSGDDTEATQWHIQECYWGEFSRTLALPVPVKEEEVEAVLKDGVLTISFTKVKQEQARKIQIQ; this is translated from the coding sequence ATGGCGAGAGGACATAAGCAAAATGATGATTTGTTGATTGAAGAAGAACTTGCGGCTGCTTTTTTAAACGACGACAACGACGCACCAGCAGCGGTGCAACAACAACCAGAAGATACAGCGTGGGAAGAAGACGACTCAGCTACTATGCCAGGACAGCTGGCAGTTGACGTTTATGAAACGGCCGAACGGCTGGTTATTAAAGCCCGGACCGCCGGCGTTAACAAGCAAGACCTTGATGTGAGTATTTCTGATGGCATCCTTACCATCAGCGGCACGCTTTCGAGCGGCGACGACACCGAAGCAACTCAGTGGCACATTCAAGAATGCTACTGGGGCGAGTTTAGCCGCACCCTGGCACTGCCCGTACCCGTAAAGGAAGAAGAGGTAGAAGCCGTGCTAAAAGACGGCGTACTGACCATTAGCTTTACGAAGGTGAAGCAAGAACAAGCCCGCAAGATTCAGATTCAGTAA
- a CDS encoding pilin has product MQKTIKKALQALLFVPLLALGASTVVPATNVGAQAAQPCDQNNLSIGSGASCARGNDQGEDLFSESGIFRTITNILLFLVGAISVIMLIIGGIRYVVSNGDQNAVTSAKNTILYAIIGIIVAFLAYAAVNFVTTQLVQGSN; this is encoded by the coding sequence ATGCAAAAAACAATCAAAAAAGCATTACAAGCGTTGCTATTTGTGCCACTACTCGCTTTAGGTGCGAGCACAGTAGTTCCAGCGACTAATGTTGGTGCGCAAGCGGCTCAGCCGTGTGACCAAAACAATCTATCAATCGGTTCGGGTGCCTCTTGTGCCCGCGGTAACGACCAAGGCGAAGACCTATTTAGTGAAAGCGGCATCTTCCGCACCATCACTAACATCTTGCTCTTCTTGGTTGGTGCGATCTCGGTGATTATGTTGATTATCGGTGGTATTCGCTACGTAGTATCAAACGGTGACCAAAACGCTGTCACAAGCGCCAAGAACACCATCCTATACGCGATTATCGGTATCATTGTTGCCTTCCTAGCATACGCAGCCGTCAACTTTGTGACGACTCAGTTGGTACAAGGTAGCAACTAG
- a CDS encoding pilin codes for MKKLRVVIASIAVMIGLIAPLTPQLAYAQQPTDPRGQAQSGVNAIGGEGRNDFPTILRNIINIMLFIIGAIAVLMIVIGGLRYVTSGGDSASVTGAKNTVLYAVIGLIVAIMAYGIVNFILDSIT; via the coding sequence ATGAAAAAACTTCGCGTTGTTATCGCTAGTATCGCAGTAATGATCGGGCTTATCGCCCCGCTGACGCCGCAATTAGCCTACGCTCAACAGCCAACTGACCCGAGAGGACAGGCGCAAAGTGGTGTGAACGCTATTGGCGGAGAAGGTCGGAATGATTTTCCGACTATTCTGCGCAACATCATAAATATTATGCTGTTCATTATTGGTGCTATCGCTGTACTGATGATTGTGATTGGTGGGTTGCGCTACGTAACCTCGGGCGGTGACTCTGCTTCGGTAACCGGCGCTAAAAACACTGTGCTGTACGCAGTGATTGGCTTAATCGTCGCCATTATGGCCTACGGCATCGTTAACTTCATTCTCGATTCAATTACATAA
- a CDS encoding pilin translates to MKKYLKNLGFSLLAVVGAVLLIAPPASAIDPFDQACQSNAQSAICRSSNDSLPSLIQNIINVLIFLIGAISVIMIVIGGLRYTTSGGDSSAVTGAKNTILYAIIGLVVAISAYGIVNFVLANI, encoded by the coding sequence ATGAAAAAATACTTAAAAAATCTAGGCTTTTCGCTGCTGGCGGTGGTGGGCGCAGTGCTCTTAATTGCTCCGCCCGCCTCGGCAATTGACCCCTTCGATCAAGCTTGCCAGTCAAATGCCCAATCGGCAATTTGCCGTTCGTCTAATGATTCACTGCCCTCACTCATCCAGAATATTATTAATGTCCTGATTTTCTTAATCGGTGCTATATCCGTCATTATGATCGTCATTGGTGGCTTGCGCTATACAACTTCTGGTGGCGATTCGAGTGCGGTAACCGGCGCCAAAAATACCATTCTTTATGCCATAATTGGCTTAGTAGTAGCTATTTCGGCCTATGGAATTGTAAACTTCGTGTTAGCAAATATTTAA
- a CDS encoding pilin, whose translation MFKRLLLLIGLAGTLLTGTAVSQTVSAAPLPASQVAQINNPSCAPIFLTFPVWYRGLPGGDQCKPQITKISDVWVIALNVTEMLLQAVAYAAVGYIIWGGIRYSISAGDPGKITAAKNTITNAVIGFVIALSSIGIVNFVAGLI comes from the coding sequence ATGTTTAAAAGATTATTACTCCTCATTGGCCTCGCTGGCACGCTTCTCACTGGTACTGCTGTTTCACAAACAGTCAGCGCTGCACCACTTCCCGCTTCGCAAGTCGCCCAGATAAACAACCCCAGCTGTGCGCCAATCTTCCTTACCTTTCCGGTCTGGTACCGAGGGCTGCCTGGTGGTGACCAATGCAAGCCGCAGATAACAAAAATCAGCGATGTGTGGGTAATTGCCCTCAACGTCACAGAAATGCTATTGCAAGCGGTGGCTTACGCGGCGGTTGGTTATATTATCTGGGGTGGTATCCGCTACAGCATTAGTGCGGGTGATCCGGGCAAAATTACCGCTGCCAAGAATACCATTACTAATGCAGTGATCGGCTTTGTTATCGCCCTCTCATCAATTGGTATTGTTAATTTTGTTGCGGGGTTAATCTAA
- a CDS encoding PrgI family protein, with protein sequence MAVYKVPQDVEAEDKLLGPFSFRQFIYLIIAVIAGAIAWGLAQISIFLIAIPLPVIIAFGALALPLKKDQPMETYLAALVQFFLKPKKRMWDPDGTMSLVQITAPRRIEEQRTKGISENEAVNRLSYLAQLMDTRGWASRGVGDAAGNSSLVEDIALEAEEATDMMDETAGVSQSFNSLIEQSDAARKEEMRARMQQVSREAQQQPAVPGNPYDQFTAGKTTGATQAAPAQTSQQPNTPAPAADEPGAIPQFNPYPTIHQHVVQPLGTAPAAPPKSAEPAAPSQPQPAAPPSEEQLSPDIMKLATNPDLSISTIAHEAHRLQEKQNGEEVVISLR encoded by the coding sequence ATGGCAGTCTATAAAGTTCCGCAAGATGTTGAAGCAGAAGATAAGCTGCTGGGGCCGTTTAGCTTCAGACAGTTTATTTACCTTATTATTGCGGTCATCGCTGGGGCGATTGCTTGGGGGTTGGCCCAGATTTCAATTTTCTTAATAGCCATCCCGCTGCCGGTGATTATTGCTTTTGGTGCACTGGCACTACCTCTTAAAAAGGACCAGCCAATGGAAACGTACCTGGCGGCACTGGTGCAATTCTTTTTGAAGCCAAAAAAACGCATGTGGGACCCAGATGGCACGATGTCACTAGTGCAAATTACTGCACCGCGGCGGATTGAAGAACAGCGCACCAAAGGCATTAGCGAGAACGAAGCCGTTAACCGGTTGTCGTACTTGGCGCAGTTGATGGACACCCGCGGCTGGGCATCGCGTGGGGTAGGGGATGCGGCAGGCAATTCGTCGCTGGTGGAAGATATTGCCCTGGAAGCCGAAGAAGCCACTGACATGATGGACGAAACAGCCGGCGTATCGCAGTCGTTTAATTCTTTGATTGAACAGAGCGATGCCGCCCGCAAAGAAGAAATGCGCGCCCGGATGCAGCAGGTCTCGCGGGAAGCCCAACAGCAACCAGCCGTTCCGGGTAACCCTTACGACCAATTTACTGCCGGCAAAACAACTGGCGCCACGCAAGCCGCGCCAGCGCAAACTAGCCAGCAGCCTAACACGCCAGCACCGGCCGCCGACGAACCTGGCGCCATTCCGCAGTTTAACCCGTACCCGACAATTCATCAGCACGTGGTGCAGCCACTCGGCACCGCGCCCGCTGCGCCGCCAAAAAGCGCCGAACCAGCTGCACCAAGCCAACCACAACCAGCCGCACCCCCTAGCGAAGAACAGCTATCGCCTGATATAATGAAGTTAGCTACTAATCCTGACTTATCTATTAGCACAATTGCCCACGAGGCGCACCGTCTGCAAGAAAAGCAGAATGGGGAAGAGGTCGTTATTTCCTTGCGATAA
- a CDS encoding DUF87 domain-containing protein produces the protein MGLFGGKKKKDPIDIAAQQRAREQQEIEQEFLKGITTLRDLIAPSSIEINTSYFRLGTRYARTLYVYAYPRQIYTGWLSSIINIDEVIDISMFIYPVESQVVLNNLRKKVTQLEASLNINAEKGRVRDPQLEAAIQDAEELRNQLQVGAERFFRYGLYITMYADSLDELNFVQHKIETILGQQLVFSKVASSQQEQGMNSTFPQMSDQLQIRRNMNTGAISTSFPFTSADLTQEKGILYGVNMHNNGLVIFDRFSLENANMVVFAKSGAGKSFAVKLEALRSMMTGTDVIIIDPENEYQKLSEAVGGSYVRLSLNSETRINPFDLPQVIDSDDADDALRANLVTLHGLLRLMLGGAQTAANGTLTTGLSPAEEADLDQALIDTYARAGITSDPLTHHSPAPTINDMYETLLHMGGSGPQLAQRLRKYTTGTFAGIFSQPSNIDINNNMVVFNIRDLEDELRPVAMYIVLSHIWNKTRTEQRKRMLIVDEAWQLMKYDDSANFLFSLAKRARKYQLGLTTITQDVEDFMGSKMGRAIVANSSMQLLLKQSSSAVDVLSDVFKLTEEEKKRLANFPVGQGLFFAGQNHVHLQIIASQTEHGLVSTSPSRGASTATDQNFGADYLGTV, from the coding sequence ATGGGTTTGTTTGGCGGAAAAAAGAAAAAAGATCCGATTGATATCGCCGCGCAACAACGCGCCCGCGAGCAGCAAGAGATCGAACAGGAGTTTTTAAAGGGCATTACCACCCTTCGCGACCTAATTGCCCCAAGTAGTATTGAAATTAACACTAGTTATTTCAGGCTAGGAACGCGCTATGCCCGCACACTGTATGTTTATGCCTATCCGCGACAAATTTACACCGGCTGGTTGAGTTCGATTATTAATATCGATGAGGTGATCGATATTAGCATGTTCATTTACCCGGTCGAAAGCCAGGTGGTGTTAAATAACCTGCGCAAAAAAGTCACCCAGCTGGAAGCCAGCCTGAATATCAACGCCGAAAAAGGCCGAGTGCGCGACCCGCAGCTGGAAGCGGCCATCCAGGACGCCGAAGAACTGCGCAACCAGCTACAGGTGGGCGCCGAGCGCTTCTTCCGCTATGGCCTGTATATTACGATGTACGCTGATAGCCTGGACGAACTGAACTTTGTGCAGCACAAGATTGAAACTATTCTTGGCCAGCAATTAGTCTTTAGTAAAGTTGCTTCCAGCCAGCAAGAACAGGGCATGAACAGCACCTTCCCACAGATGTCCGATCAGCTGCAGATTCGCCGCAATATGAACACTGGGGCGATTTCGACCAGCTTTCCGTTCACTAGTGCCGATTTAACCCAAGAAAAAGGCATTTTGTACGGCGTGAACATGCACAACAACGGCCTGGTGATTTTTGACCGCTTTAGCCTGGAAAACGCCAACATGGTGGTATTTGCGAAGTCGGGTGCTGGTAAGTCGTTTGCAGTGAAGCTGGAAGCGCTGCGCAGCATGATGACCGGCACCGATGTTATTATTATTGACCCGGAAAACGAGTACCAAAAGCTATCCGAAGCGGTGGGCGGTAGTTATGTTCGCCTGAGCTTAAATTCTGAAACCCGCATCAACCCGTTTGACCTGCCGCAGGTAATCGATAGCGATGATGCCGATGACGCTTTGCGGGCAAACTTGGTGACGCTCCATGGGCTGCTGCGACTAATGCTGGGTGGCGCCCAAACCGCCGCTAATGGCACCCTGACAACTGGTTTAAGCCCGGCAGAAGAAGCCGATCTTGACCAAGCGCTAATTGACACCTACGCCCGGGCCGGCATCACCAGCGACCCGCTAACCCACCATTCACCAGCCCCGACCATCAACGACATGTACGAAACCTTGCTGCACATGGGCGGCTCTGGTCCGCAGTTGGCACAGCGGCTGCGAAAATACACCACCGGTACGTTTGCGGGGATTTTTTCGCAACCGTCAAATATTGATATTAATAACAATATGGTGGTGTTTAACATTCGCGACCTCGAGGATGAACTCCGGCCAGTAGCGATGTACATCGTGCTGTCGCACATCTGGAACAAGACCCGTACCGAACAACGAAAGCGTATGCTAATTGTCGATGAAGCCTGGCAGCTGATGAAATACGACGACTCAGCGAACTTCTTGTTTAGCCTGGCAAAGCGAGCCCGGAAATACCAGCTGGGTCTGACCACCATCACCCAAGACGTCGAAGACTTTATGGGCAGTAAAATGGGCCGGGCGATTGTGGCCAACTCGAGCATGCAGCTACTGTTAAAGCAATCGTCGAGCGCAGTGGATGTATTATCGGACGTATTTAAACTGACCGAAGAAGAAAAGAAACGCCTGGCAAACTTCCCGGTTGGCCAAGGGTTGTTCTTTGCCGGCCAAAACCACGTACATTTACAAATTATCGCCAGCCAAACCGAACACGGATTAGTATCGACCAGCCCGAGCCGTGGCGCTAGTACTGCGACCGACCAAAATTTTGGGGCTGATTATTTAGGGACCGTCTAA
- a CDS encoding peptidoglycan DD-metalloendopeptidase family protein, with amino-acid sequence MKYFYLRIKQCLLAVACAALVAPSLQSIAFAQSTSDFYTETNNVWYDKSSSVCGPGSGGGPGAESIANVPEPWRSLIAKHIPDFPKVDPRLVAATLWVENREWPPYDKDWGVSHAGAAGPWQFIVPTWQSMMPGYTLADRNNPEIAVIAAFKHQEGSAGLPILPGYTGDPQTAYSSLPFYRSMAPDKASLMYFMAKYNGSGAPDGQTLNTFPRNENSDYVKMGFWLIASDFKQAYLAEGNRFVDPLNPRNEAGGPNGGASNLSCGDGGNVNAEGYAFPVGGIPKEDISNGYRWPCSSICHHDGTPAFDLFHKDSPGGNAGATVGKPVIAIYKGKIENLSVYRGHQGCYIFQLIGEDNAQYWYIHVQNVTIKEGDTVQAGQKIAEIGEPRCTDKGDGSLPHLHIDQSPDGRESTRDKRLVPLIDKLYEELKSNEVRV; translated from the coding sequence ATGAAATACTTTTATTTACGAATTAAACAGTGTCTACTTGCAGTAGCCTGCGCCGCACTGGTAGCGCCGTCGTTGCAGAGTATTGCTTTTGCACAATCTACCTCCGACTTTTACACCGAAACCAATAACGTCTGGTACGATAAATCGTCCAGCGTCTGCGGCCCAGGCAGTGGTGGCGGACCGGGTGCCGAAAGCATCGCCAACGTACCCGAACCGTGGCGTAGCTTGATCGCCAAGCATATCCCTGACTTCCCGAAAGTTGACCCGCGACTAGTGGCCGCAACCTTATGGGTAGAAAACCGCGAATGGCCACCGTACGATAAAGACTGGGGTGTGTCACACGCCGGCGCTGCTGGCCCGTGGCAGTTTATTGTACCGACTTGGCAGAGTATGATGCCTGGCTACACTCTAGCCGATCGCAACAACCCTGAAATTGCCGTTATTGCCGCCTTCAAGCACCAAGAAGGCTCGGCGGGCTTGCCGATTCTACCCGGCTACACAGGCGATCCGCAAACGGCTTACAGCAGCTTACCCTTCTACCGCAGCATGGCACCCGATAAAGCTAGCCTGATGTACTTCATGGCCAAGTATAACGGCAGCGGCGCTCCTGATGGCCAAACACTGAACACCTTCCCGCGTAATGAAAACTCCGATTATGTCAAAATGGGCTTTTGGTTGATTGCCAGCGACTTTAAACAGGCGTACCTAGCAGAAGGTAATCGCTTTGTTGACCCTCTTAATCCTCGAAATGAAGCGGGTGGCCCAAATGGTGGTGCGAGTAATCTTTCATGTGGAGATGGTGGCAATGTTAACGCTGAAGGTTATGCATTCCCAGTAGGCGGCATTCCAAAAGAAGACATTTCGAACGGCTATCGCTGGCCATGCTCAAGCATTTGTCACCATGACGGAACGCCTGCATTCGACTTATTCCACAAAGACTCGCCGGGCGGCAATGCTGGGGCCACCGTAGGGAAGCCAGTTATCGCAATTTATAAAGGGAAAATTGAGAATTTATCCGTATATCGTGGCCATCAAGGTTGTTACATTTTCCAGCTTATTGGCGAGGATAACGCACAGTACTGGTATATTCACGTACAAAATGTGACCATAAAAGAAGGTGACACTGTTCAAGCTGGCCAAAAAATAGCAGAAATTGGCGAGCCGCGGTGTACTGATAAGGGCGATGGCTCACTTCCTCATCTTCATATAGATCAAAGTCCAGACGGCCGAGAGTCAACTCGAGATAAGCGCTTAGTACCATTGATTGATAAGCTGTACGAAGAATTAAAGTCGAACGAGGTGAGGGTATAA
- the recF gene encoding DNA replication and repair protein RecF (All proteins in this family for which functions are known are DNA-binding proteins that assist the filamentation of RecA onto DNA for the initiation of recombination or recombinational repair.), whose amino-acid sequence MFRRLQLSYFRSYTDAAVDFSPAVTIISGPNGSGKTNILEALYVLSRGSSFRASDSELLQFGAQWWRLAAITTEGDRKIAFDARKDTSRKQVEIEGHKKQRLAASQRLPLVLFEPNDLRLLTGSPARRRDFINLSIAQLEPHYGTQLNKYERALKQRNNLLKAETIRDDELFVWNMLLAELGAAIVTARHQHIARLEARLTEVYRSIAQNNDTITISYSQSPQSHPQQYLLDRLHAHAERDRLYGFTSVGPHRDDILFQFNGSPATAVASRGETRSIVLALKLIEIALVKELLGKKPLLLLDDVFSELDSIRRKALVSVGRDIQTVITTTDADISQEFGPEVRHITLPL is encoded by the coding sequence ATGTTTCGCCGGCTGCAGCTCTCGTATTTTCGGTCGTATACTGATGCCGCGGTCGATTTTTCCCCTGCTGTAACAATAATTAGTGGCCCAAACGGCAGCGGCAAAACCAATATCCTTGAGGCGCTGTACGTGCTCTCTCGCGGCAGCTCGTTTCGCGCTAGCGACAGCGAACTATTGCAATTTGGTGCCCAGTGGTGGCGACTGGCGGCAATCACTACTGAGGGTGATCGGAAAATCGCTTTTGACGCCCGCAAAGACACGAGCCGAAAACAGGTAGAAATTGAAGGCCATAAAAAACAGCGCTTGGCGGCCAGCCAAAGGTTACCGCTGGTATTATTTGAGCCCAATGATCTGCGGCTACTGACCGGTTCACCAGCCCGCCGCCGTGACTTTATTAACCTATCGATCGCCCAGCTCGAACCGCACTACGGTACCCAGCTCAATAAATACGAGCGAGCGCTCAAACAGCGCAACAATTTGCTAAAGGCCGAAACTATACGTGACGATGAACTGTTTGTCTGGAATATGTTGCTGGCCGAACTGGGCGCGGCAATTGTCACGGCGCGGCACCAGCATATTGCGCGGCTGGAGGCTCGGTTAACTGAGGTCTACCGCTCAATCGCTCAAAATAACGACACCATTACTATTAGCTACTCTCAAAGCCCGCAGAGCCATCCACAGCAGTATTTGCTTGATCGTCTGCACGCCCATGCCGAGCGCGACCGTTTATACGGCTTCACTAGCGTCGGCCCGCACCGAGATGATATCCTGTTCCAGTTTAACGGCTCACCGGCCACAGCCGTCGCCTCACGCGGCGAGACGCGTAGTATTGTACTGGCGTTGAAGTTGATTGAAATCGCTTTGGTAAAAGAATTACTTGGCAAAAAACCGCTGCTGCTGCTCGATGATGTTTTTAGCGAACTCGATAGCATCCGCCGAAAAGCCCTGGTGTCGGTTGGGCGAGATATCCAAACGGTTATCACCACCACCGACGCCGACATTAGCCAGGAATTCGGGCCGGAAGTCCGGCATATCACCTTGCCGCTTTAG
- the dnaN gene encoding DNA polymerase III subunit beta, translating to MKLTVTQENLTKALTAVGRVASGKTPLPILNNILLRTDSNRLVVAATNLEIAITEHIGAKIEQNGAVTVPARLMTEFISNLPKGNVELVADGAHLKITAGRYSSMIHGMEADEFPELPTISEAISFDIPLETFKRAVTQTVLAASGDATRPILTGVYAHTYEGQLYFVASDGYRLAERRIQPVAGELAAIIPASTLQDVLRVAPESSASVSLLFDDTQVRFRMNEVEVTSRLIDGTFLDYRQLIPKTTEHTVELEKADFTRITKIASLFARESGGSVVVKTDSTKQALSMHSIASQLGENTSEAAGKVVGDGEVTLNSRYLLEALNCIDSADVRFAFGGKLAPCVLTAISDDPDYQHIIMPMKS from the coding sequence ATGAAACTGACCGTCACCCAGGAAAATCTTACTAAAGCACTCACTGCCGTGGGGCGGGTTGCCAGTGGCAAAACGCCCTTACCAATTTTGAATAACATTTTGCTGCGCACCGACAGCAACCGCTTAGTGGTAGCGGCCACCAATTTAGAAATCGCCATTACTGAGCATATTGGTGCCAAAATTGAACAAAACGGTGCCGTCACTGTACCGGCTCGCTTGATGACTGAATTTATTAGTAACCTACCAAAGGGCAATGTGGAACTTGTTGCTGACGGCGCGCACCTAAAAATAACCGCAGGTCGCTATAGCTCGATGATCCACGGCATGGAAGCGGATGAATTTCCCGAGCTTCCCACCATTTCTGAAGCGATTAGTTTTGACATTCCCCTCGAAACCTTTAAGCGCGCCGTTACCCAAACGGTACTAGCGGCTTCCGGGGATGCCACCCGGCCGATTCTTACCGGTGTCTACGCCCATACTTACGAAGGGCAGCTGTATTTTGTGGCCAGCGATGGCTATCGGCTGGCCGAGCGCCGGATTCAACCGGTAGCTGGCGAACTGGCGGCAATTATTCCGGCCAGCACCCTGCAAGATGTCCTGCGGGTGGCGCCAGAAAGTAGCGCCAGCGTGTCGTTGCTCTTCGATGATACCCAGGTGCGGTTCCGGATGAATGAAGTCGAGGTGACCAGCCGGCTGATTGACGGCACCTTCCTTGATTACCGCCAATTGATTCCGAAAACCACTGAGCACACCGTAGAACTCGAAAAAGCCGATTTCACCCGAATTACTAAAATCGCCAGCCTGTTTGCCCGCGAAAGCGGCGGCAGCGTGGTGGTAAAAACCGATAGCACCAAACAGGCCCTGTCGATGCACTCTATCGCCTCGCAGCTGGGCGAGAACACTTCAGAAGCCGCTGGTAAGGTGGTTGGCGACGGCGAAGTCACCCTTAATTCACGTTATCTGCTCGAAGCCTTAAACTGCATCGATAGCGCTGATGTGCGCTTTGCTTTTGGCGGCAAGCTGGCACCTTGCGTGTTAACGGCCATTTCGGACGACCCCGACTACCAGCACATTATTATGCCCATGAAGAGCTAA
- the dnaA gene encoding chromosomal replication initiator protein DnaA has product MHSLWQTVLGEIELSVSRGTFVTWFKNTELIEHTEDGEIVIGVPNIFAKRQFEVKFNDLISEILQKNNIEARSISYEIQTQKKKSLQTVATEKVQSIAATAPARPAAPNAGNGLNPRYTFDSYIVGSSNDLAYTACQAVAKHPGEKYNPIFIYGGVGLGKTHLIQAVGNEIARRDPGARILYVSTETFVNEFLEYIRFKKKGFSDRYRNIDVLIIDDIQFIARKEKTQEEFFHTFNALHQANKQIIISSDKPPKSIPTLTERLRSRFEWGMSIDIQMPDFETRCAILETKASMANMELPRETVEYLASNIKTNIRELEGALNQLLAFCEMRGITPDLQTAEGLLGDVRQTRPHHLTAKQIIERTAKHFQVEPRDIMSPKRDKHIVVPRQIAMYLLRSELHLSFPKIAVELGRKDHTTAIHSVEKIEKAIKLDYLIREQVADIREKLYV; this is encoded by the coding sequence ATGCATTCCTTATGGCAGACAGTATTAGGCGAAATTGAACTCTCCGTATCACGGGGCACTTTTGTGACCTGGTTTAAAAACACGGAGCTGATTGAACATACCGAAGATGGCGAGATTGTGATTGGCGTCCCAAATATTTTTGCCAAACGACAATTTGAAGTGAAATTTAACGATCTTATCAGTGAAATCCTGCAAAAAAACAATATTGAAGCCCGGTCAATTAGCTACGAAATCCAAACCCAAAAAAAGAAGTCGCTCCAAACTGTAGCCACTGAAAAAGTCCAAAGCATCGCTGCTACCGCTCCAGCACGTCCAGCCGCCCCCAACGCCGGCAATGGGCTTAATCCACGCTACACTTTTGATTCGTATATTGTTGGCTCAAGCAACGACCTTGCGTATACTGCCTGCCAAGCGGTCGCCAAGCACCCGGGCGAAAAATACAACCCGATTTTTATTTATGGCGGCGTCGGCCTTGGTAAAACCCACCTAATTCAAGCGGTTGGCAACGAAATCGCCCGCCGCGACCCTGGCGCCCGAATTTTGTACGTCAGCACCGAAACCTTCGTCAATGAATTCCTTGAGTACATTCGCTTTAAAAAGAAGGGTTTTTCTGATCGCTACCGCAATATTGACGTGCTAATTATCGACGATATCCAGTTCATCGCCCGCAAGGAAAAAACCCAGGAAGAATTCTTCCACACCTTTAACGCCCTGCACCAAGCGAACAAGCAGATCATTATTAGTTCGGATAAGCCGCCAAAAAGCATCCCGACCCTTACCGAACGACTCCGCAGCCGCTTTGAATGGGGCATGTCGATTGATATCCAGATGCCCGACTTCGAAACCCGCTGCGCTATTCTGGAAACTAAAGCCTCAATGGCCAATATGGAGTTGCCGCGCGAAACAGTGGAATACTTAGCCAGCAACATCAAAACCAACATCCGCGAGCTCGAAGGCGCCCTCAACCAGCTGCTGGCCTTTTGTGAAATGCGCGGCATTACTCCTGACCTTCAAACCGCTGAAGGTTTGCTCGGTGACGTCCGCCAAACCCGGCCACACCACCTGACTGCCAAGCAGATCATCGAGCGCACCGCCAAGCACTTCCAGGTGGAACCGCGCGATATCATGAGCCCTAAGCGCGACAAACACATTGTGGTACCGCGCCAAATTGCCATGTATTTGCTTCGTAGCGAGCTACATTTAAGCTTTCCTAAAATTGCCGTCGAGCTTGGCCGCAAAGATCACACCACCGCGATTCATTCGGTAGAAAAAATTGAAAAAGCCATCAAGCTCGACTACCTCATTCGTGAGCAGGTGGCCGATATCCGTGAGAAATTGTATGTTTAA